The Drosophila bipectinata strain 14024-0381.07 chromosome 2L, DbipHiC1v2, whole genome shotgun sequence genome has a segment encoding these proteins:
- the LOC108127224 gene encoding inactive pancreatic lipase-related protein 1: MSNYRVVCSILTVFLILNSSGCCKGEKQLRGWLPEFCVFGEHQCPNSRVSFWLYTNQTRDNPVQLDPINPQAELFQPRLPLKILIHGFVGNRNLTPNLEVRDVLLQTQPVNVISVDYETLVRWPCYFPWSVSNAPIVSECLAQMINNLVSAGIYKRQDIHLIGFSLGAQVAGMVANYVTEPLARITGLDPAGPGFMTQSSLQQKLDPSDADFVDIIHTDPFFFSMLPPMGHADFYPNLDQLNQRGCSYISNWRFFNCNHYRAAIYYGESITSERGFWAQQCGGWLDFFSQRCNHYSNMPNTQMGYFVSRDASGSYFLSTHEVAPFAKGPLVDITVEVAEK, translated from the exons ATGAGCAATTATCGCGTTGTTTGTTCGATCCTCACCGTATTCCTGATCTTGAACTCCTCGGGATGTTGCAAAGGAGAAAAACAGCTGCGCGGCTGGCTGCCGGAGTTTTGTGTGTTTGGGGAACATCAGTGTCCGAATTCGCGAGTTTCTTTCTGGCTCTACACAAA CCAAACTCGTGATAATCCAGTACAACTGGACCCCATTAATCCCCAAGCGGAGCTTTTCCAGCCTCGACTTCCTTTAAAAATACTCATACACGGTTTTGTGGGAAACAGGAACTTGACACCCAACTTGGAGGTTCGGGACGTTCTTCTCCAGACTCAGCCGGTGAATGTGATCTCAGTGGATTATGAGACATTGGTGAGGTGGCCCTGCTACTTTCCGTGGTCAGTGTCAAATGCACCCATTGTCTCTGAGTGCCTGGCCCAGATGATCAACAACTTGGTCTCTGCTGGCATATACAAACGACAGGATATCCATTTAATTGGCTTCAGCTTGGGCGCCCAGGTAGCCGGCATGGTGGCCAACTATGTCACAGAGCCATTGGCCAGGATAACTGGCTTAGATCCGGCAGGACCTGGTTTCATGACGCAGTCCTCATTACAGCAAAAACTGGATCCCAGTGATGCGGATTTCGTGGACATCATTCATACCGATCCCTTCTTTTTCTCCATGCTTCCGCCAATGGGTCATGCGGACTTTTACCCCAATCTTGACCAGCTTAACCAGCGAGGATGCAGCTACATCAGCAACTGGAGGTTCTTTAACTGCAATCACTATAGAGCAGCTATATACTATGGGGAATCCATCACCTCAGAGCGGGGCTTCTGGGCCCAACAATGTGGTGGGTGGCTGGATTTCTTTTCCCAGCGCTGCAATCACTACTCAAACATGCCGAATACTCAAATGGGATACTTCGTTTCCAGGGA TGCCTCGGGCTCCTATTTTCTTTCAACTCATGAAGTGGCTCCCTTTGCCAAAGGACCTCTTGTTGACATTACAGTGGAAGTTGCCGAAAAATAA
- the LOC108127261 gene encoding pancreatic lipase-related protein 2 has product MKLTAWLSVFAFVCCVEANPLLGLVDPQCKVVQGECPHPDVKFWLYSNETRSNPKLLKPEDLNPWDFQPPRPLKILIHGYTGYRDFAPNSYIRPVLLDNEDVYVISLDYGPLVKYPCYVQAVQNLPLVSKCLGQLINNLVDRGIVQNDQIHLIGFSLGGQVAGQTANYLKRKLKRVTGLDPAKPLFVLAGDNRRLDPGDAEFVDVIHSDVFGRGMLRSMGHVDFYPNLGAQQPGCMEENPSDPGSCNHERAPRFYAESINSSDGFWGRQCSSWLLHLIRLCPTSGRQARMGYHLSTEMRGSYFLETKNMTPFAMGKVKDVDNSKMLAKFRLATDYNEIKNDYEPQLLEAFLDDFPDVEKSQDADLDNKLEWLDSEEDEPLNKT; this is encoded by the exons ATGAAGTTGACGGCGTGGCTCAGTGTTTTCG CGTTTGTGTGCTGTGTGGAAGCAAATCCACTGCTCGGATTAGTAGATCCCCAATGTAAAGTGGTTCAAGGAGAGTGTCCCCATCCAGACGTCAAGTTCTGGCTATATTCCAA TGAAACTCGGAGTAATCCCAAGCTATTGAAACCTGAAGACCTTAATCCGTGGGACTTTCAACCGCCACGTCCTCTTAAAATCTTGATCCATGGCTATACAGGATATCGGGACTTTGCTCCAAATTCGTATATACGTCCCGTGTTGCTAGATAACGAGGACGTCTATGTGATCTCCTTGGACTATGGGCCTCTGGTCAAATATCCTTGCTACGTCCAGGCGGTGCAGAATCTTCCACTGGTCAGCAAGTGTCTGGGCCAGTTGATCAACAATCTGGTGGACCGAGGAATAGTTCAAAATGATCAGATCCACTTAATTGGCTTCAGTTTGGGCGGTCAGGTGGCGGGTCAGACGGCCAACTATTTGAAGCGTAAATTGAAAAGGGTCACCGGTCTGGATCCTGCTAAGCCTCTATTTGTCCTGGCCGGCGACAACAGACGTCTGGACCCCGGTGATGCCGAGTTTGTGGATGTCATTCATAGCGATGTTTTTGGTCGTGGAATGCTGCGATCCATGGGACATGTCGATTTTTATCCAAACCTTGGGGCCCAGCAGCCCGGTTGCATGGAGGAGAACCCCTCAGATCCTGGCAGCTGCAATCACGAAAGGGCTCCTCGCTTCTATGCCGAGTCTATTAACTCCTCGGATGGATTCTGGGGACGGCAGTGCTCCAGTTGGCTGCTCCACCTCATCAGATTGTGCCCCACGAGCGGTAGGCAAGCTCGTATGGGCTATCACTTGTCGACTGAGATGAGGGGCTCGTATTTCCTGGAAACCAAGAATATGACTCCATTCGCTATGGGCAAAGTAAAGGACGTGGATAACAGTAAAATGCTAGCCAAATTTAGGCTGGCCACAGATTATAACGAAATCAAGAATGATTATGAACCGCAGTTGCTGGAAGCCTTCCTCGATGACTTTCCAGACGTTGAAAAATCACAAGATGCTGACTTGGACAATAAATTGGAGTGGCTCGACTCAGAGGAAGATGAGcctttaaataaaacttag